A DNA window from Enoplosus armatus isolate fEnoArm2 chromosome 9, fEnoArm2.hap1, whole genome shotgun sequence contains the following coding sequences:
- the rbm42 gene encoding RNA-binding protein 42: MALKSGEERLKEMEAEMALFEQEVLGGPVPVSGSPPVMEAVPVPLSVPAIPMRAIIGTNTYRQVQQTLEARAASFVGPPPPAFVGPVPPVRPPMLRPAFVPHILQRPGGPRLQMMRGPPIAPPLPRPPPPPPMMLPPSMQSQAPQGPSHPIQHMAAAPQVRDMVSMVSAPASRQGPPPPVKPTPSIIQAAPTVYSSPPAPVGHKRNDVRAQRQARMEELAARVAEQQAAVMAAGLLDKKESEDSSTVIGPSMPEPEPPHTEPAESAAEDKKKAKVEKVKKCIRTAAGTSWEDPSLLEWEPDDFRIFCGDLGNEVNDDILARAFSRYPSFLKAKVVRDKRTGKTKGYGFVSFKDPNDYVRAMREMNGKYVGSRPIKLRKSMWKDRNIEVVRKKHKEKKKLGLR, encoded by the exons atgGCGCTCAAGTCGGGAGAGGAGCGTCTGAAAGAGATGGAGGCTGAGATGGCTCT TTTTGAGCAGGAGGTTCTCGGTGGTCCAGTCCCAGTATCAGGAAGCCCACCTGTTATGGAGGCAGTACCTGTACCTCTTTCTGTCCCAGCAATTCCAATGCGAGCCATTATAGGCACCAACACCTACAGACAG GTCCAGCAGACATTAGAAGCCAGAGCTGCTAGTTTTGTTGGTCCTCCACCACCAGCCTTTGTGGGACCAG TCCCTCCAGTACGCCCTCCCATGTTGAGACCAGCCTTTGTCCCCCATATCCTGCAGAGACCAG GTGGGCCGAGGCTGCAGATGATGCGCGGTCCTCCGATAGCTCCTCCTCTACCCcggcctcctccacctcctcccatGATGCTCCCTCCTTCCATGCAGAGCCAGGCGCCTCAGGGTCCTTCTCATCCCATCCAGCACATGGCTGCTGCACCTCAG GTCCGCGACATGGTCTCGATGGTGTCGGCCCCGGCGTCGAGACAGGGACCCCCGCCTCCCGTCAAACCAACGCCGTCAATCATCCAGGCAGCACCGACCGTGTACTCCTCTCCGCCTGCTCCCGTTGGACATAAGAGAAATGACGTCAGAGCTCAGAGACAAGCCAGAATG GAGGAGCTGGCAGCACGGGTTGcggagcagcaggcagcagtgatGGCGGCAGGCCTACTGGACAAGAAGGAGAGCGAAGACAGCAGCACCGTCATCGGACCCAGCATGCCTGAGCCCGAGCCCCCCCACACTGAG CCTGCAGAAAGTGCTgcagaggacaaaaagaaagcaaaggtGGAGAAGGTGAAGAAGTGTATCCGTACTGCTGCAGGGACCAGCTGGGAGGACCCCAGTCTGTTGGAGTGGGAGCCAG ATGATTTCCGCATATTCTGCGGTGACCTTGGTAACGAGGTCAATGACGACATACTGGCCAGAGCCTTCAGCAGATACCCGTCTTTCCTCAAAGCGAAG GTGGTGAGAGACAAACGCACTGGGAAGACCAAAGGCTACGGCTTCGTCAGCTTCAAGGACCCCAACGACTACGTCCGAGCCATGAGAGAGATGAACG GCAAGTATGTTGGCAGCCGTCCCATCAAACTGAGGAAGAGCATGTGGAAGGACCGCAACATCGAAGTGGTCCgcaagaaacacaaagagaagaagaaactggGCCTCAGATAG
- the ppox gene encoding protoporphyrinogen oxidase: protein MRTVAVLGGGIGGLAASYYLCKSPQVTKVIVLESSSRFGGWLWSTRRADGAVFEHGPRGIRPAGAVGRNTLNMVDDLGLGGEVLPVTYSHVASKNRYLYVDRKLHKMPSGMSGLLRTVPPFSRPLLLSVAMEILVKKSKEDDESIHSFVSRRLGKELADIAVDSLCRGVFAGDCRSLSVRSCFPLFYNAERRRGSLTLGMLLGSGPAPVVPPGPLAQRSIKESWAQWSLSRGVESLPESITEYLQQSGRVQLHRGAAVKRISPLASGWKIHLEDGVISADHIISALPAKALSSALPSSCQPLIQQLQGIATVTVAVVNLEYEGSVLPVTGFGHLLPSSEDRGVLGVVYDSVPFPQHNRPNGQTTRLTVMMGGAWFQEVFGAPEAVTEEHLLARATEAVQCHLGVTTAPSWSRVTLQRDCIPQYYQGHFRRVESMRSFIREKNLSLSLIGSSYDGVSVNDVIFNGRTAVEELLGTGV from the exons ATGAGAACAGTTGCGGTCCTTGGAGGGGGGATTGGGGGTCTGGCAGCATCTTACTACCTCTGCAAGAGCCCTCAGGTTaccaag GTCATCGTTTTGGAGTCCAGCAGTCGGTTCGGAGGCTGGCTGTGGTCCACCAGGAGGGCAGACGGGGCAGTGTTTGAACATGGACCCAGAGGGATTCGGCCTGCCGGGGCAGTGGGCCGCAACACGCTCAATATG gtggaTGACCTGGGTCTCGGGGGGGAGGTCCTGCCGGTCACCTACAGCCACGTCGCCTCCAAGAACCGATATCTGTACGTCGACAGAAAGCTCCACAAGATGCCCTCAGGAATGAG TGGACTTTTGCGGACCGTCCCACCCTTCTCCCGCCCCCTCCTGTTGAGCGTTGCCATGGAGATCCTGGTGAAGAAAAGCAAGGAGGACGATGAGTCCATCCATTCGTTTGTTTCTAGGCGGCTGGgaaaggag ctggcAGACATAGCTGTGGACAGTTTGTGTCGCGGTGTGTTTGCGGGGGACTGCAGGAGTTTGAGCGTGCGCTcgtgtttccctctcttctaCAACGCAGAGCGGCGCAGAGGTTCCCTGACACTGGGCATGCTGCTCGGCTCAG GTCCTGCTCCCGTGGTCCCCCCCGGCCCTCTGGCTCAGAGATCTATCAAAGAGTCCTGGGCCCAGTGGTCCCTGAGCAGGGGAGTGGAGTCCCTCCCAGAGTCCATCACCGAGTACCTACAACAGAGCGGGAgagtacagcttcacagagggGCGGCTGTGAAACGGATCAGTCCTTTAGCCTCTGGTTGGAAG atcCATTTGGAGGATGGAGTCATCTCAGCTGACCACATCATCTCTGCACTGCCTGCTAAAG ccctctCCTCAGCCCTGCCCTCCTCCTGTCAACCTctcatccagcagctgcagggcaTTGCCACGGTAACAGTCGCTGTGGTGAATCTGGAGTACGAGGGCTCCGTCCTTCCTGTAACG GGTTTTGGTCACTTGCTTCCATCGTCAGAGGATCGGGGTGTACTGGGAGTGGTCTATGACTCTGTTCCCTTCCCTCAACACAACAGACCTAATGGACAGACCACTAGACTgacg GTGATGATGGGTGGGGCCTGGTTCCAGGAAGTGTTTGGGGCCCCAGAAGCGGTAACGGAGGAGCATCTTTTAGCAAGAGCCACCGAGGCAGTGCAGTGCCACCTGGGAGTCACCACAGCGCCCAGCTGGAGCCGGGTGACTCTACAGAGG GACTGTATACCTCAGTATTATCAAGGACACTTTCGGAGAGTAG AGTCCATGCGTAGCTTCATAAGGGAGAAGAATCTCTCGCTGTCTCTGATTGGTTCCTCCTACGACGGCGTGTCGGTGAACGATGTCATCTTTAATGGACGGACAGCTGTGGAGGAGTTGTTGGGAACTGGAGTGTGA